In bacterium (Candidatus Blackallbacteria) CG13_big_fil_rev_8_21_14_2_50_49_14, one DNA window encodes the following:
- a CDS encoding type IV pili twitching motility protein PilT produces MSKIDLLLKVMIENKASDLHLSPDNRPMLRIDGELHPASETFFTHENIKTLIYDLIDSEQRAAFEISQDFDFAYGVDSLNSRFRVNFFMDRKGVGAVFRVIPNRISSAEELGLPDVLTKQFCHYHKGLILVTGAGGSGKSTTLAAMIDYINHHRSDHILTIEDPIEFVHWSQKSLVNQRQVGKHTQSFSRALKAALREDPDIILVGEMRDLETIELAITAAETGHLVFGTLHSTSAPKTIDRLIDAFPTAAQAQIRAMLADSLKGVVAQQLLRKKEGGRQGVYEVLVCNSAVSNLLREGKTFQIPSIMQTGRKVGMITMDQAIEEKLKSGIIDAEEAYLKAFDKSRFAPFLQASRELPVT; encoded by the coding sequence ATGAGTAAAATTGATTTGCTTCTCAAGGTCATGATTGAGAACAAAGCTTCAGATCTTCATCTTTCTCCAGATAATCGTCCGATGCTTAGAATTGATGGTGAACTTCATCCTGCCAGTGAAACCTTTTTTACGCATGAAAATATCAAAACCCTAATCTATGACCTGATTGATTCTGAGCAACGCGCGGCCTTTGAAATCAGCCAAGATTTTGATTTCGCCTATGGCGTAGACTCTTTAAACAGTCGTTTTCGCGTCAATTTTTTTATGGATCGTAAGGGGGTGGGCGCTGTTTTTCGGGTCATTCCGAATCGGATCTCAAGTGCTGAAGAATTGGGCTTGCCTGATGTGCTTACCAAACAATTTTGCCACTACCATAAGGGATTGATTCTTGTAACCGGAGCAGGAGGGTCGGGAAAATCTACAACCTTGGCTGCAATGATTGATTATATTAACCATCATCGTTCGGATCATATTTTAACGATTGAGGATCCAATTGAATTTGTTCACTGGAGCCAAAAGTCTTTGGTGAATCAGCGTCAAGTGGGCAAACATACACAGTCCTTTTCACGCGCACTGAAAGCAGCTTTGCGAGAGGATCCTGATATTATTTTAGTGGGTGAAATGCGCGACCTTGAAACCATAGAACTCGCCATTACAGCCGCAGAAACAGGCCATTTGGTTTTCGGAACTTTGCACTCTACCTCAGCTCCCAAGACCATTGATCGTTTAATTGATGCTTTTCCCACTGCTGCTCAGGCGCAAATTCGAGCAATGTTGGCTGATTCTTTAAAGGGAGTGGTTGCTCAGCAATTGTTGCGCAAGAAGGAGGGAGGACGCCAAGGGGTTTATGAGGTTCTGGTCTGTAATTCGGCTGTGTCGAATCTTCTGCGTGAAGGAAAGACTTTTCAAATTCCTTCGATTATGCAGACGGGACGTAAAGTGGGGATGATTACTATGGATCAGGCCATTGAAGAAAAGTTAAAATCAGGGATCATTGATGCAGAGGAAGCTTATCTCAAAGCTTTTGACAAAAGCCGTTTTGCCCCTTTTCTCCAAGCATCAAGAGAGCTTCCCGTCACCTAA
- a CDS encoding flagellar assembly protein FliW (binds to flagellin and appears to stabilize flagellin during flagella assembly) has protein sequence MTTSIEATSQGIENQQRELEFASQGLLGFENLKRYSLSAYDPQTPFYWLRSIEDPELAFIVMEPRFLVEDYGFDLPDEIATELEIQTSESAFVLVLLTIPEDITRISANLAAPLIFNRQSNRGRQVVLEAAQYPLRLPIFPEVPSEIASESENA, from the coding sequence ATGACCACCTCGATAGAAGCCACCTCACAGGGGATTGAAAACCAGCAAAGAGAGTTGGAATTCGCCAGCCAAGGCCTTTTGGGCTTTGAAAACCTGAAACGCTATTCCCTTTCTGCCTATGATCCCCAAACCCCCTTTTATTGGTTGCGTTCAATAGAAGACCCAGAACTTGCCTTTATTGTCATGGAACCCCGTTTCCTGGTTGAAGACTACGGTTTCGACCTGCCCGATGAAATCGCCACAGAGCTTGAAATTCAAACTTCAGAATCAGCCTTTGTTCTGGTTTTGCTGACCATTCCTGAAGATATTACCCGTATCAGCGCCAACCTGGCTGCCCCCCTGATTTTCAACCGTCAGAGTAACCGTGGTCGCCAGGTGGTACTGGAAGCCGCTCAATATCCGCTAAGGCTGCCGATTTTTCCTGAGGTGCCTTCTGAAATAGCTTCTGAATCAGAGAATGCATAA
- the csrA gene encoding carbon storage regulator, translating to MLVLSRKINESIIIGDSVEVIVLEVRDGHVKLGIKAPREVSIHREEVYAEIRQENTRASHKDPKTLASAAQAMQGSVSKPQERAVREEARKARQNPIDLPSEDLRQLGKKLKGKTSSDE from the coding sequence ATGCTGGTATTAAGCCGTAAAATCAACGAGAGCATCATTATTGGCGATTCTGTAGAAGTCATTGTCTTGGAAGTGCGGGACGGGCACGTCAAATTGGGTATCAAAGCTCCACGTGAAGTCAGCATTCACCGCGAAGAAGTCTATGCTGAAATTCGTCAGGAGAATACACGCGCCAGTCACAAAGATCCCAAAACACTTGCTTCGGCAGCTCAAGCAATGCAAGGTTCGGTCTCCAAACCACAGGAGCGCGCTGTGCGTGAAGAAGCCCGCAAAGCACGGCAAAATCCCATCGATCTGCCCAGTGAAGATTTACGTCAATTGGGAAAAAAGCTGAAAGGCAAAACAAGCTCTGACGAATAA
- the guaB gene encoding IMP dehydrogenase → MIMREALTYSDVLLVPQYSDIESRRNVSTHTRLSRRLNLHIPIVSSNMDTVTESAMATRMAELGGIGIIHRFLTIEQQVREVAKVKRSHNFVIQDPYTIQVNSSLGDVREAMYQRGVTSFLVVDAENRLCGIVSPRDMMFEDNPETLLTQIMTPFEKMICKQTSSAQEMDYEQARQLLKAHKLEKLPLIDTDRKITGLITAKDIQKRLEFPHAIKDHQGRLLVGAAIGVKNDYLERTQELVKAGVDVLVIDIAHGHFKYLLETLETIKADFPQVDIIAGNVATAAGTRDLIAAGADAIKVGVGPGSTCSTRIVTGSGVPQLTAVMDCVEAAREKDIPIIADGGVRYSGDMVKALAAGASSVMLGGLLGGCEESPGLTRIKDGQKVKIYRGMASYDAARNRQQSEKGYQVDLDSYVPEGIETVIPYKGEVREIIGQLMGGLRSGMSYIGAHSLPEMVEKAEFVRISPAGWHESTPHAQYK, encoded by the coding sequence ATTATCATGCGTGAAGCATTAACCTATAGCGATGTCTTACTGGTACCCCAATATTCAGATATTGAAAGCCGTCGCAATGTCTCTACCCATACTCGGCTTTCCCGACGCTTAAATCTGCATATTCCAATTGTCAGTTCCAATATGGACACCGTCACCGAATCCGCCATGGCGACCCGAATGGCAGAACTCGGAGGCATCGGCATAATTCACCGCTTTCTCACGATTGAACAACAGGTCAGGGAGGTCGCCAAGGTCAAGCGTTCGCATAATTTCGTGATTCAGGACCCCTACACCATTCAGGTCAACTCCTCCCTGGGAGATGTGCGTGAAGCCATGTATCAAAGAGGCGTCACCTCCTTTCTGGTCGTTGACGCAGAAAACCGTCTGTGTGGAATTGTCAGCCCACGGGATATGATGTTTGAGGATAACCCCGAGACATTGCTAACCCAGATCATGACCCCCTTTGAAAAAATGATTTGTAAACAAACCAGCTCAGCCCAAGAAATGGACTACGAGCAGGCCCGCCAACTTTTAAAAGCACATAAGCTCGAAAAACTGCCCTTGATTGACACCGACCGTAAAATTACAGGCCTGATAACCGCCAAAGATATCCAAAAACGCCTGGAATTTCCCCACGCCATCAAAGACCATCAGGGCCGCCTATTGGTGGGAGCAGCCATTGGTGTCAAAAATGACTATCTTGAGCGCACCCAGGAATTGGTCAAAGCCGGTGTAGACGTGCTCGTGATTGATATTGCACATGGGCATTTTAAATACCTGCTTGAAACCCTCGAAACCATCAAAGCAGATTTTCCCCAGGTGGATATTATCGCAGGCAATGTGGCTACGGCAGCAGGCACCCGTGATTTGATCGCCGCAGGTGCAGATGCGATTAAAGTCGGCGTCGGCCCTGGTTCAACCTGTTCAACCCGGATTGTCACCGGTTCAGGCGTTCCTCAATTGACAGCCGTGATGGACTGTGTTGAAGCCGCCCGAGAAAAAGATATTCCGATTATTGCCGATGGCGGGGTTCGCTATTCCGGTGATATGGTCAAAGCCCTGGCGGCTGGCGCAAGCTCTGTCATGCTGGGAGGACTGCTTGGCGGATGTGAAGAAAGCCCAGGCTTAACCCGTATCAAAGACGGACAAAAAGTCAAAATTTACCGCGGCATGGCCTCCTATGATGCGGCCCGTAACCGCCAACAATCAGAAAAAGGCTACCAGGTAGATCTTGACAGCTATGTACCCGAAGGCATCGAAACCGTGATTCCCTATAAGGGCGAAGTGCGGGAAATCATCGGGCAATTGATGGGCGGCTTGCGTTCAGGCATGAGCTATATAGGGGCACACAGCCTGCCAGAAATGGTTGAAAAAGCTGAATTCGTGCGCATCAGCCCCGCAGGCTGGCACGAAAGCACGCCCCACGCCCAATACAAATAA
- a CDS encoding acyl-CoA dehydrogenase: MWKLTEEQQMIQKTVREWAQEQLAPVAEKYEHEKTFPVELYKEFAALGFPGIRYPEELGGGGGGILDMCLWVKELAKVLPGFAISASVACGLGAKMLSFGTPEQQKAYLIPTIEGSMIGAFGLTEPNAGSDATNLQTKAVREGDEWVLNGAKTFITNGCIADYILVSARTNMESKLGISIFIVPGNAPGLIASPIDKNCWFSSDTALLTLENLRLPADALLGPLDGGLELLTKNLNEGRITFAAFCHGVAEGCFDGALAYVHQRTAFGKKIADFQNTQFKLAEMKMKLDLSWTYIMRAAAEVQENPQAAMTASICKNWAAQISEEVAREARHLLGGYGCMNEYAVGRLARDVFVSEVGEGSREINWRVIWKALSSGF; the protein is encoded by the coding sequence ATGTGGAAATTAACTGAAGAACAGCAAATGATCCAAAAAACCGTTCGTGAATGGGCCCAGGAGCAATTGGCACCCGTGGCTGAAAAATATGAACATGAAAAGACGTTTCCGGTTGAGCTGTATAAAGAATTTGCGGCCCTGGGTTTTCCTGGTATTCGTTACCCTGAAGAACTGGGCGGCGGGGGCGGCGGAATTTTAGATATGTGTCTCTGGGTTAAGGAATTGGCCAAGGTCTTGCCGGGATTTGCAATCTCTGCCTCGGTGGCCTGTGGACTGGGCGCCAAAATGCTGAGTTTTGGAACACCTGAACAACAAAAAGCCTATTTAATTCCCACGATTGAAGGCTCCATGATTGGCGCTTTTGGCCTGACTGAACCCAACGCGGGTTCCGATGCCACCAATTTACAGACCAAAGCGGTTCGTGAGGGAGATGAATGGGTCTTGAACGGGGCCAAAACTTTTATTACCAACGGTTGTATCGCGGATTATATCCTGGTTTCAGCCCGCACTAATATGGAAAGCAAGTTGGGCATCAGTATTTTTATTGTGCCGGGCAATGCCCCTGGCTTAATTGCCTCTCCGATTGATAAAAACTGCTGGTTTTCGTCAGATACTGCGCTTTTAACACTTGAAAACCTGCGCTTGCCCGCAGATGCGCTTTTGGGGCCCTTGGATGGGGGACTGGAGCTACTCACGAAAAACTTGAATGAGGGCCGGATCACCTTTGCTGCTTTCTGTCATGGGGTGGCTGAGGGCTGTTTTGATGGGGCTTTGGCCTATGTTCATCAGCGTACGGCCTTTGGTAAAAAGATTGCGGATTTTCAAAACACCCAGTTCAAACTGGCTGAAATGAAAATGAAACTGGATCTTTCCTGGACGTATATTATGCGGGCGGCAGCAGAGGTTCAGGAAAATCCCCAAGCTGCCATGACGGCTTCAATTTGCAAGAATTGGGCGGCTCAGATTTCAGAAGAAGTGGCCCGAGAAGCACGGCATCTTTTGGGAGGTTATGGCTGTATGAATGAATATGCCGTTGGGCGTCTGGCGCGTGATGTCTTTGTCTCTGAAGTTGGGGAAGGCAGCCGTGAAATCAACTGGCGCGTGATTTGGAAAGCGCTCAGCAGCGGTTTTTGA
- a CDS encoding Cys-tRNA(Pro) deacylase: MSTKKTNAARILDALEIEYSLLSYAVDESDLSAPAVAQKIGLEAAQTFKTLVAKGDKTGIVMACLPGDAELDLKALALASGNKRVELVPLKEVLPLTGYIRGGVSPLGAKKPYPVFLDELAQVFEKIAVSAGQRGLQLFLAPEDLQRATGAVWARLS; encoded by the coding sequence ATGTCAACTAAAAAAACCAATGCGGCCCGAATTTTAGATGCCCTTGAGATTGAGTATTCCCTGCTCAGTTACGCGGTTGATGAATCAGATTTAAGTGCCCCTGCCGTGGCTCAAAAAATTGGGCTTGAAGCGGCGCAGACTTTTAAAACCCTGGTGGCCAAAGGCGATAAAACCGGGATTGTGATGGCCTGTCTGCCGGGGGATGCTGAATTGGATCTCAAGGCCCTGGCGCTGGCCAGTGGCAATAAACGCGTGGAATTGGTGCCTTTGAAAGAGGTTTTGCCCCTGACGGGATATATTCGTGGCGGGGTCTCACCGTTGGGGGCGAAAAAACCGTATCCGGTCTTTCTCGATGAGTTGGCGCAGGTATTTGAGAAGATTGCGGTCAGTGCCGGTCAGCGCGGTTTGCAACTCTTTCTTGCGCCTGAAGATCTGCAAAGGGCTACGGGGGCGGTCTGGGCCCGTTTGAGTTAA
- the lysS gene encoding lysine--tRNA ligase has protein sequence MEHLSELDMRRHKLDQLREAGISPYPYTFDRTHTFAQILEAYAEKLENGEKGEETVAVAGRITGWRGKGKLTFLDLRDGGQRLQGMLMLNKLGEEAYQQLKMLDIGDMVGLKGLVARTKTGELSIQAEEVTLLAKSLRPLPEKYHGLTDVDLRYRQRYLDLIVNPEVRETFVTRSRTLTMIRQFLTARAFLEVETPMLHPIPGGAAARPFKTHHNALDMELYMRIAPELYLKRLIVGGFDRVFELNRNFRNEGISTRHNPEFTMLELYQAYADYQDMMNLTEELICHLVQEIHGSLKITYQDQEVDFTRPWPRLTMVEAICQFLELTPEDFVSRDTAAAAAARYNIAIEPGFGLGKIINEIFESIDTRLIQPTFIIDYPKEISPLAKEHRLDSELTERFELFITGREMANAFSELNDPIDQRSRFENQLAAKDAGDEEAHAMDNDYILALEHGMPPTGGLGIGIDRLVMLLTDSPSIRDVLLFPHMRPHA, from the coding sequence ATGGAGCATCTCAGCGAGCTTGATATGCGCCGCCACAAGCTGGATCAGCTGCGTGAAGCGGGCATTTCACCCTATCCCTACACCTTTGACCGGACCCATACCTTTGCCCAAATTCTTGAGGCCTATGCCGAGAAACTTGAAAATGGTGAAAAAGGTGAAGAAACGGTGGCTGTTGCTGGCCGGATAACAGGCTGGCGGGGCAAAGGCAAACTGACCTTCCTTGACCTGCGCGATGGCGGCCAACGCCTGCAGGGCATGCTCATGCTCAATAAATTGGGAGAAGAAGCCTACCAGCAGCTGAAAATGCTGGATATTGGCGATATGGTGGGATTAAAAGGCCTGGTGGCACGTACCAAAACAGGCGAACTCAGTATTCAGGCTGAAGAAGTTACGCTTTTGGCCAAGTCTTTGCGCCCGCTGCCAGAAAAATACCACGGCCTGACCGATGTCGATTTGCGCTACCGTCAGCGCTACCTCGATCTGATCGTCAATCCTGAGGTGCGTGAAACCTTTGTCACCCGTAGCCGAACCCTGACGATGATCCGTCAGTTTTTAACCGCGCGGGCCTTTTTAGAGGTCGAAACGCCGATGTTGCACCCCATACCGGGGGGGGCAGCAGCCCGCCCTTTTAAAACCCATCACAATGCGCTGGATATGGAACTGTATATGCGCATTGCCCCTGAGCTTTATCTGAAACGTTTGATTGTGGGCGGTTTTGATCGGGTTTTTGAACTCAACCGCAATTTTCGCAATGAGGGGATTTCTACCCGCCACAATCCTGAATTCACCATGCTTGAACTGTATCAGGCCTATGCTGATTATCAGGACATGATGAACCTGACCGAAGAACTGATCTGCCATTTGGTGCAGGAGATTCACGGCAGTCTGAAAATTACCTACCAGGACCAGGAAGTCGACTTTACCCGTCCCTGGCCCCGCCTGACCATGGTCGAAGCGATTTGTCAGTTTTTAGAACTGACGCCTGAAGATTTTGTTTCGCGCGACACAGCCGCAGCCGCAGCTGCCCGCTACAATATTGCCATTGAGCCGGGCTTTGGTCTGGGCAAAATTATCAACGAAATTTTTGAAAGTATAGATACCCGTTTGATTCAACCGACCTTTATCATCGACTACCCCAAGGAGATTTCTCCCTTGGCCAAGGAGCACCGGTTGGATTCTGAATTAACGGAGCGTTTTGAGCTTTTTATTACGGGCCGTGAAATGGCCAATGCTTTTTCAGAGTTGAATGATCCGATTGATCAGCGTTCACGCTTTGAAAACCAATTGGCGGCAAAAGACGCCGGTGATGAAGAAGCCCATGCCATGGACAACGACTATATTCTGGCGCTGGAACACGGGATGCCTCCTACCGGAGGGCTGGGAATCGGGATTGATCGTCTGGTCATGCTTTTGACCGACTCACCCTCGATTCGCGATGTCTTGCTGTTTCCACATATGCGCCCACACGCCTGA
- a CDS encoding DUF420 domain-containing protein encodes MQTTLDARFDRKVAIPAILGVSAVAIAFLFWLIYFRQAQTSQATWVNGLPGLNAFFNGTSATLILLGYQAIKRKQPLVHMRYMLGAFTSSSLFLVSYIVYHSLHGDTKFLAEGLIRPIYFFTLISHIGLSIVALPLVFTTFYFALSRKTEIHRKLARWTYPLWLYVSVTGVLIVLLLKIFNPA; translated from the coding sequence ATGCAAACTACTTTAGATGCGCGTTTTGATCGCAAGGTTGCGATTCCTGCCATTTTAGGCGTCAGTGCGGTCGCAATTGCCTTTTTATTTTGGCTGATTTATTTCCGTCAGGCGCAAACTTCGCAAGCGACTTGGGTCAATGGCTTGCCTGGGTTAAACGCCTTTTTCAATGGTACTTCAGCCACCTTGATTTTACTGGGCTATCAGGCGATTAAACGCAAACAACCGCTGGTGCATATGCGCTATATGCTGGGGGCCTTTACCTCCTCCAGTCTGTTTTTGGTCAGCTATATCGTTTACCACAGCCTGCATGGCGATACCAAATTTCTGGCCGAGGGCTTGATTCGCCCGATCTATTTCTTTACCCTGATCAGCCATATCGGTTTATCAATCGTGGCCCTGCCGCTGGTTTTTACGACCTTCTATTTTGCTCTGAGCCGCAAAACAGAGATTCATCGCAAACTGGCCCGCTGGACCTATCCCCTCTGGCTCTATGTCTCGGTGACCGGTGTTTTGATTGTACTTTTGCTCAAGATCTTTAATCCCGCCTAA
- a CDS encoding acyl-CoA dehydrogenase, whose amino-acid sequence MTTPLTLLSEEETLFKQMVGEFAHEKIKPLSMKMDQEASFDKGLIKSFFDLDIMGIEIPEAYGGAEATFFMSILAVEALSEVDASAGVMVDVQNTLVNNALVRWGNEDQKSRYLPKMASEWIGAYALSEAGSGSDAFGLAAQAQDMGDHFVLNGNKLWITNAGEASLFIVFATTDRSLGYKGITAFLVERDFEGFTVGKKEDKLGIRASSTCELILNNCKVPKANVLGEVGKGYKVAIETLNEGRIGIGAQMIGLAQGALNCGIQYAKERQQFGKSIASFQAIQFQVADLATQLEAARLLVYNAARLKDAGKPFLKEAAMAKLFSSQVAEKVASQVVEIHGGYGYTKEYPAEKYFRDCKIGKIYEGTSNMQLQTIAKIVMG is encoded by the coding sequence ATGACTACCCCCCTGACCTTGCTCTCAGAAGAAGAAACCCTGTTTAAACAAATGGTGGGTGAATTCGCCCATGAAAAGATCAAACCCCTTTCCATGAAAATGGATCAGGAAGCCAGCTTTGACAAAGGGCTGATCAAATCCTTCTTTGACCTCGACATCATGGGAATCGAAATTCCCGAAGCCTACGGCGGTGCAGAGGCCACCTTTTTCATGTCCATTCTGGCCGTTGAAGCCCTGTCTGAAGTGGATGCCTCTGCAGGCGTGATGGTCGATGTACAGAACACCCTGGTCAACAATGCCCTGGTACGTTGGGGCAATGAAGACCAGAAATCCCGTTATCTTCCCAAAATGGCGAGCGAATGGATCGGCGCCTATGCCCTTTCTGAAGCGGGCTCAGGTTCTGATGCCTTTGGCCTGGCTGCCCAAGCCCAGGATATGGGCGATCATTTCGTGCTCAATGGCAATAAACTCTGGATCACCAATGCCGGTGAAGCCAGCCTTTTCATCGTCTTTGCCACCACAGACCGCAGCCTTGGTTACAAAGGCATTACCGCCTTTTTGGTCGAACGCGATTTTGAAGGCTTTACCGTGGGCAAAAAAGAAGACAAACTGGGCATTCGCGCCAGCAGTACCTGTGAACTGATTCTGAACAATTGCAAAGTCCCCAAGGCCAATGTCTTGGGTGAAGTGGGCAAGGGTTACAAAGTAGCGATTGAAACCCTGAATGAAGGCCGTATTGGCATTGGTGCTCAGATGATCGGTCTGGCCCAGGGTGCACTGAATTGCGGCATTCAATACGCCAAAGAACGCCAGCAGTTTGGCAAATCCATCGCCTCTTTTCAGGCCATTCAATTCCAGGTCGCTGATTTAGCCACCCAATTGGAAGCCGCCCGTCTGCTGGTTTACAATGCAGCCCGCCTCAAAGATGCCGGCAAACCCTTCCTGAAAGAAGCTGCCATGGCCAAACTGTTCTCTTCGCAAGTTGCAGAAAAAGTAGCCTCTCAGGTGGTTGAAATTCATGGTGGCTATGGCTATACCAAAGAATATCCCGCCGAAAAATATTTCCGCGACTGTAAAATTGGCAAAATCTATGAGGGAACTTCCAATATGCAGTTGCAGACGATCGCCAAAATCGTGATGGGCTGA